One genomic window of Polyangiaceae bacterium includes the following:
- a CDS encoding DUF3224 domain-containing protein — MKVRGTFHVEMIAEPAFDDVEGVTLSRARFDKRFEGPLDATSEVHMLAVKTPVEGSASYVAVERISGSLEGRKGSFVVLHTGFMRSGLELTIAHDSGTGELKGILGKLEIEVKDGQHFYEIDYHFE, encoded by the coding sequence ATGAAAGTACGAGGAACGTTTCACGTCGAGATGATCGCTGAGCCCGCATTCGACGACGTGGAAGGCGTCACGCTCAGCCGCGCCCGCTTCGACAAGCGCTTCGAAGGGCCTCTCGACGCGACCAGCGAGGTGCACATGCTTGCGGTGAAGACACCCGTTGAAGGTTCCGCCTCCTACGTCGCCGTAGAGCGCATCTCAGGCAGCCTGGAAGGGCGCAAAGGCAGCTTCGTCGTGCTCCACACCGGCTTCATGCGCTCGGGCCTCGAGCTCACCATTGCCCACGACTCGGGCACCGGCGAGCTCAAGGGGATCCTCGGCAAGCTGGAGATCGAAGTGAAGGACGGCCAGCACTTCTACGAGATCGACTACCACTTCGAGTGA
- a CDS encoding LysR family transcriptional regulator, translated as MESSDLSALATLDALLQEVSVSGAARRLGLSTPAVSHALARLRERFSDPLLVRAGRTMVLTPRAESLKPRVRDAVASAGRVFEPTEEFHPERVERSFTLSMTDYVMVVFGGAFEERLRTAAPGLDLRVVPNAVDDGERLREGTSDLAVGIYGNLPPELRSRPIITDRLICVVREGHPSVKQRLTLERFVELPHIQIAPRGRPGGYVDNLLEMRGLRRRVARAVPYFQVALELAASSDYLLVVSERIAKKLAPSLGLRLLEPPLPFEPYTLSLVWHPRYGGDAAHQWLRTQLLESVEALAGAVDRDARRYEATRRRKQRKRAS; from the coding sequence ATGGAATCATCCGACTTGAGCGCGTTGGCTACCTTGGACGCGTTGCTGCAAGAGGTGAGCGTCAGCGGCGCCGCGCGTCGGTTGGGGCTTTCAACGCCTGCAGTCAGTCATGCGTTGGCTCGGTTGCGCGAGCGCTTCAGTGACCCGCTGCTGGTGCGAGCCGGGCGTACGATGGTCCTCACCCCCCGAGCCGAGAGCCTCAAACCCAGAGTCCGCGACGCGGTGGCTAGCGCAGGGCGCGTGTTTGAACCGACGGAAGAGTTTCATCCGGAGCGCGTCGAGCGGAGCTTCACCCTGAGCATGACCGACTACGTGATGGTGGTGTTTGGCGGCGCCTTCGAGGAGCGCTTACGGACCGCAGCACCGGGGCTCGATTTGCGAGTCGTCCCCAACGCCGTCGACGATGGCGAGCGACTGCGGGAGGGCACCAGCGACCTCGCCGTTGGGATCTATGGGAACCTCCCACCAGAGCTGCGATCGCGCCCAATCATCACGGATCGCTTGATCTGCGTGGTGCGCGAAGGGCACCCGAGCGTGAAGCAGCGGCTGACTCTCGAGCGCTTCGTGGAGCTGCCCCACATCCAGATCGCGCCTCGGGGGCGTCCAGGCGGCTACGTAGACAACCTGCTTGAAATGCGCGGGCTCCGGCGCCGGGTAGCGCGCGCGGTGCCCTACTTTCAGGTCGCGCTGGAGCTAGCGGCGTCTTCGGACTACTTGCTGGTTGTTTCCGAGCGGATCGCGAAGAAGCTGGCCCCGAGCCTGGGGCTTCGCTTGCTCGAGCCGCCCCTGCCCTTCGAACCGTACACGCTCAGCCTGGTCTGGCACCCGCGCTACGGCGGCGACGCGGCCCACCAGTGGCTCAGGACGCAGCTGCTCGAATCGGTGGAGGCGCTGGCAGGCGCGGTGGATCGCGACGCCCGTCGCTACGAGGCGACGCGCAGACGCAAGCAGCGGAAGCGTGCAAGCTGA
- a CDS encoding metal-dependent hydrolase, producing the protein MSASVATSTKSAPEPSIKVRRMDFEFGEETPTFWFDDNPLLTATLSALAVSFPPGERYFIASVRHFLDRVKDPELLAQVKAFVGQEANHTKEHIAFNQFLDSRGFPATAMEKWVADRVAELQKRSSPEANLARTAALEHFTAILASVLLEHPEIAQRMSPEVAKLWVWHAIEEVEHRSVAFDVYKTAVDDEQLRIKVMLLTTVIFITVNAVRTTMLLRASGRQRELLPILKALNVMWGRPGLFRKVVPRYLEYFRKDFHPSQLDSGAFLEAAKRQYLGAAA; encoded by the coding sequence ATGTCAGCATCGGTTGCAACATCCACGAAATCTGCGCCAGAACCGAGCATCAAGGTGCGCCGCATGGACTTCGAGTTCGGCGAGGAGACGCCGACCTTCTGGTTCGATGACAACCCCCTACTCACGGCCACCTTGTCAGCCCTGGCCGTGTCCTTCCCGCCGGGAGAGCGCTACTTCATCGCCAGCGTGCGGCATTTTTTGGATCGGGTGAAGGACCCCGAGTTGCTCGCGCAGGTGAAGGCGTTCGTCGGCCAGGAGGCGAACCACACCAAGGAGCACATCGCGTTCAACCAGTTCTTGGACAGCCGCGGCTTCCCCGCGACCGCGATGGAGAAGTGGGTCGCGGATCGGGTCGCCGAGCTCCAGAAGCGCTCGAGCCCCGAGGCGAACCTGGCGCGCACCGCAGCGCTCGAGCACTTCACCGCCATCTTGGCCTCGGTGTTGCTCGAGCACCCCGAGATCGCTCAGCGCATGAGCCCCGAGGTCGCGAAGCTGTGGGTGTGGCACGCCATCGAGGAGGTGGAGCACCGCTCGGTGGCCTTCGACGTCTACAAGACCGCGGTGGACGACGAACAGCTGCGCATCAAGGTCATGCTCCTCACCACGGTGATCTTCATCACAGTGAACGCGGTGCGCACCACGATGCTGCTCAGGGCTTCAGGGCGACAGCGCGAGCTTCTGCCGATCCTCAAGGCGCTGAACGTGATGTGGGGTCGCCCGGGGCTCTTCCGTAAGGTGGTGCCGCGTTATCTTGAATATTTCCGGAAGGATTTTCATCCCTCGCAGCTGGACAGCGGTGCCTTCCTCGAAGCCGCCAAGCGCCAGTACCTCGGCGCCGCGGCGTAG
- a CDS encoding carboxypeptidase regulatory-like domain-containing protein, whose translation MRLLSRLATPVIPLALLAVSCSSEDVISEPAVASVEGDVLAFLDEVGGERVSGATVSVLEHPEMQVVTGDDAHFRFDGLRVGSDVTLVVEHPNFKTTQTATLQLTEKGIHPFAIQVVSKGIFTALSGLVPTPVNEAENCVVASTVARMGGSLYVHLRQGMADVSVSLSPAPPAGSGPIYFDENVLPAVDQPATSKDGGVLFYNVPPGDYVMSATRANTLFNQVRFHCRAGVIVNAGPPDGLLANVPDPDRGAGGLYPADAYSAVTDTLCETTAQCVNEDAGAIHYPPATVTSCKAMFSDTWAFVDESCDADAALRDAAKALYTCRAQSCDAALGGDDVCVDEDAAFNAAQDVYGACLSGK comes from the coding sequence ATGCGCTTGCTTTCCCGTCTGGCAACTCCCGTGATCCCCTTGGCACTGCTCGCCGTGAGCTGCAGCAGTGAAGACGTGATCTCCGAGCCTGCGGTGGCCTCCGTGGAAGGTGACGTGCTCGCCTTCCTCGACGAGGTCGGGGGGGAGCGCGTGTCGGGAGCGACGGTCAGCGTCCTCGAGCACCCAGAGATGCAGGTGGTGACCGGTGACGACGCTCACTTCCGCTTCGACGGCTTGCGCGTCGGTAGCGACGTCACGCTGGTCGTCGAGCATCCGAACTTCAAGACGACGCAAACCGCGACGTTGCAGCTCACCGAAAAGGGCATTCACCCGTTTGCCATCCAGGTCGTTTCCAAGGGGATCTTCACGGCGCTGTCGGGCCTCGTCCCGACGCCAGTCAACGAAGCCGAGAACTGCGTCGTCGCCAGCACGGTTGCGCGCATGGGCGGCTCACTCTACGTGCACTTGCGCCAAGGCATGGCGGACGTGAGTGTGTCCCTCTCCCCCGCCCCACCCGCGGGCAGCGGCCCCATCTACTTCGACGAAAACGTCCTGCCGGCCGTGGACCAGCCGGCCACGAGCAAGGACGGCGGCGTGCTGTTTTACAACGTGCCCCCAGGGGACTACGTGATGAGCGCCACCCGCGCGAACACGCTGTTCAATCAGGTGCGGTTCCACTGTCGCGCGGGTGTGATCGTCAACGCAGGCCCGCCCGATGGCTTGCTCGCCAATGTGCCGGATCCCGATCGCGGCGCCGGCGGGCTCTACCCCGCGGATGCATACAGCGCGGTTACGGACACCCTCTGCGAGACCACCGCCCAGTGCGTGAACGAAGACGCGGGCGCCATCCACTACCCGCCAGCAACCGTCACCTCCTGCAAGGCGATGTTCTCGGACACGTGGGCGTTCGTCGACGAAAGCTGCGATGCCGACGCCGCGCTGCGCGACGCCGCCAAGGCCCTCTACACCTGTCGCGCGCAGTCGTGTGACGCGGCTCTGGGCGGCGACGACGTGTGCGTCGACGAAGACGCCGCGTTCAACGCCGCTCAGGACGTGTACGGCGCCTGCTTGAGCGGAAAGTAG
- a CDS encoding AraC family transcriptional regulator, whose protein sequence is MAEVSVEAGRPRDEWKRWFIPGVFPMTVLEIATERGLSSKELLSRAGIPLSTAEIAESGLALSQHLLLTAVVQQELDDPSLAAEMGWRLPPTALGSVGYAILASSTLREALEVLQRFWHLIGRASNLVVNTHGEIGSIEVEINLPVPSAQRSEVTQICFSAMYRGIGALAPQTVGHAEVWFAFPEPKHAAYLRQRLGNVRFDMPSSQFRFPTQLLDTRLAMSNPTALSSAMKWCAREERERGLSDGLLVARVAAELKPGPGGYPSLEDMAKRLGMAPRTLRRHLQNEGTRYSTLVEAARRREALRLLDNPRLPAHEVAELLGYVDAANFTRAFRRWTGQTPSQYRSEREAKARNS, encoded by the coding sequence GTGGCCGAGGTGTCCGTCGAAGCAGGCCGACCAAGGGACGAGTGGAAGCGCTGGTTCATCCCCGGCGTGTTCCCGATGACCGTGCTCGAGATCGCGACCGAACGCGGTCTGTCCTCCAAGGAGCTCTTGAGCCGAGCTGGCATCCCCCTGAGCACTGCAGAGATCGCGGAGTCGGGGCTCGCCCTCAGCCAGCACTTGTTACTCACCGCCGTCGTCCAGCAAGAGCTCGACGATCCTTCCCTCGCGGCGGAGATGGGCTGGCGGCTGCCACCGACGGCGCTCGGCAGCGTGGGCTACGCCATCCTCGCGAGCTCCACCTTGCGCGAAGCGCTCGAGGTGCTGCAGCGCTTCTGGCATTTGATCGGCCGCGCATCGAACCTGGTGGTGAATACCCACGGGGAAATCGGCAGCATCGAGGTCGAAATCAACCTGCCGGTTCCAAGTGCTCAGCGCTCAGAGGTGACACAAATCTGCTTTTCTGCGATGTATCGCGGCATCGGGGCGCTGGCTCCGCAAACCGTAGGACACGCCGAGGTGTGGTTTGCGTTCCCGGAGCCCAAGCACGCCGCCTATTTACGGCAGCGCCTCGGCAACGTGCGCTTTGATATGCCCTCCTCCCAGTTTCGTTTCCCCACGCAATTACTCGACACGCGGCTCGCGATGTCGAACCCAACGGCGCTCAGCTCAGCGATGAAATGGTGCGCCCGTGAAGAGCGGGAGCGAGGCCTGAGCGACGGGCTGCTCGTCGCCCGCGTCGCCGCGGAGCTGAAGCCGGGGCCCGGCGGCTACCCGTCCCTGGAAGACATGGCGAAGCGCCTCGGCATGGCGCCGCGCACTCTGAGGCGGCACCTGCAGAACGAGGGCACCCGCTACTCGACCTTGGTGGAAGCCGCACGCCGCCGTGAGGCGCTGCGCTTGCTCGACAACCCGCGCCTCCCGGCGCACGAGGTCGCAGAGCTGCTGGGCTACGTGGATGCCGCCAATTTCACGCGCGCCTTTCGCCGCTGGACGGGACAGACCCCGAGCCAGTATCGCAGCGAGCGCGAGGCCAAAGCGCGCAATTCCTAG